A window of Paraburkholderia bryophila contains these coding sequences:
- a CDS encoding beta-galactosidase, protein MRLGVCYYPEHWPESMWEDDARRMKALGIEQVRIAEFAWSRIEPTPGEYDWGWLDRAIDVLGAAGLQVVMCTPTATPPKWLIDRHPDILPIGADGRPRAFGSRRHYDFSSPSYFVASEKICTAVAERYGKHPAVAYWQTDNEFGCHHTVVSYSPAAVGRFREWLKAKYQTVDALNRAWGTVFWSMEYRSFDEIDAPVATVTEAHPSHRLDYRRFASDEVARYNRMQVEIIRAHSPGRPVAHNFMQLFTEFDHYKVAADLDVASWDSYPLGALEEQWFAPDVKARWLRSGHPDFASFNHDVYRGMSKLPFWVMEQQPGPVNWALWNPAPLPGMVRLWSWEAFAHGAGCVSYFRWRQAPFAQEQMHAGLNTPDNRLDVGGNEAARVADEIRTVLAADADANAAIRSTVALVYDYEAKWLFEIHPQGADFHYPRFAFEYYTALRALGLDVDVVPVDAPLDGYRMIVVPPLPVVPDDLVARLASSGAQVVFGPRTGSKTADLQIPANLPPGALASVLPLRVWRVESMRPNVTEAVRFNDSGKANHEASRADGFARHWRDFIEADADANAGASFDVLAQFADGQPAYVRSGAFHYLASLFDDALTTRLFSRIAQQAGLETMWLGDSVRFSRRGALTYVFNYGDDAYTLGDIDEHSIVVGSREIEPQGVTVYRSNVKT, encoded by the coding sequence ATGCGCCTTGGAGTCTGTTATTACCCGGAACACTGGCCGGAGTCGATGTGGGAAGACGACGCTCGCCGGATGAAAGCCCTCGGCATCGAACAGGTGCGGATCGCCGAATTCGCGTGGAGCCGCATCGAGCCCACGCCCGGCGAATACGATTGGGGCTGGCTGGATCGCGCGATCGACGTGCTCGGCGCGGCCGGTTTGCAGGTCGTCATGTGTACGCCGACCGCGACGCCGCCCAAGTGGTTGATCGACCGTCATCCGGATATCTTGCCGATCGGCGCGGATGGGCGTCCGCGTGCGTTCGGCTCACGGCGTCATTACGACTTCTCGTCGCCGTCGTATTTCGTTGCATCCGAGAAGATCTGCACGGCGGTGGCCGAGCGTTACGGCAAGCATCCGGCGGTCGCGTACTGGCAAACGGATAACGAATTCGGTTGCCATCACACGGTGGTGAGTTATTCGCCGGCGGCGGTGGGGCGCTTCCGTGAATGGCTGAAGGCGAAATATCAAACCGTCGACGCGCTGAATCGCGCGTGGGGCACGGTGTTCTGGAGCATGGAGTACCGCAGCTTCGACGAGATCGACGCGCCGGTCGCGACCGTGACCGAAGCGCATCCGTCGCATCGCCTCGATTACCGGCGTTTCGCGTCCGACGAAGTCGCGCGCTATAACCGCATGCAGGTCGAGATTATTCGCGCGCATTCGCCGGGGCGGCCGGTCGCGCATAACTTCATGCAGCTCTTCACCGAGTTCGATCACTACAAGGTTGCCGCCGATCTCGACGTCGCGTCGTGGGACAGCTATCCGCTCGGCGCGCTCGAAGAACAATGGTTCGCGCCGGACGTGAAGGCGCGCTGGCTGCGCAGCGGTCATCCCGACTTTGCGTCGTTCAATCACGACGTGTATCGCGGCATGTCGAAGCTGCCGTTCTGGGTGATGGAGCAGCAGCCGGGTCCGGTGAACTGGGCGCTGTGGAATCCGGCGCCGCTGCCGGGCATGGTGCGCCTGTGGAGTTGGGAAGCGTTCGCGCACGGCGCGGGTTGCGTGTCGTATTTTCGCTGGCGTCAGGCGCCGTTCGCGCAGGAGCAGATGCATGCCGGGCTGAACACGCCGGACAACCGGCTCGATGTCGGTGGCAACGAAGCGGCGCGGGTGGCCGACGAAATTCGCACGGTGCTCGCGGCGGATGCCGACGCCAACGCCGCGATTCGCTCGACCGTCGCGCTCGTCTACGACTACGAGGCGAAGTGGCTGTTCGAGATTCATCCGCAAGGGGCGGACTTTCACTATCCCCGTTTTGCGTTCGAGTATTACACGGCGCTGCGCGCGCTCGGGCTCGACGTCGATGTCGTGCCGGTCGATGCGCCGCTCGACGGCTACCGGATGATCGTCGTGCCGCCGCTGCCGGTGGTGCCGGACGATCTGGTCGCGCGGCTGGCAAGCTCGGGAGCGCAGGTGGTGTTCGGGCCGCGCACCGGCTCGAAGACCGCGGACCTGCAGATTCCCGCCAATTTGCCGCCGGGCGCGCTGGCTTCGGTGTTGCCGCTGCGGGTCTGGCGCGTCGAATCGATGCGGCCGAACGTGACCGAAGCGGTGCGTTTCAACGATAGCGGCAAAGCGAACCACGAAGCGAGCCGGGCCGATGGCTTCGCGCGGCACTGGCGCGATTTCATCGAAGCCGACGCCGACGCCAATGCCGGCGCGTCGTTCGACGTGCTCGCCCAGTTTGCGGATGGCCAGCCGGCGTATGTACGAAGCGGCGCGTTTCACTACCTCGCGAGCCTGTTCGACGATGCGCTGACCACCCGGCTGTTCTCGCGCATCGCCCAGCAGGCAGGCCTCGAAACGATGTGGCTCGGCGACAGCGTGCGCTTTAGCCGACGCGGCGCGCTGACCTATGTGTTCAACTATGGCGACGACGCGTACACGCTCGGCGATATCGACGAACATTCCATCGTAGTCGGCTCACGCGAGATAGAACCGCAAGGCGTGACCGTCTACCGGTCGAACGTTAAGACGTAA
- a CDS encoding ABC transporter ATP-binding protein: MASISLRGVQKAYGDGALVIRDVDLEIGENEFCVFLGPSGCGKSTLLRMIAGLEDVTDGDLSIDGRLVNDVPAAQRGVAMVFQSYALFPHMTVFENMAFGLKLAKTPKDEIDRKVREAARILQLEALLDRRPKALSGGQRQRVAIGRAIVRQPGVFLFDEPLSNLDATLRGQTRIEIARLHKQFAKASVVYVTHDQIEAMTLADKIVLLHAGKDTERYGSIAQIGAPLELYHRPKSRFVAGFIGSPRMNFLPGRVQSIDPQGVLVTLDDTGENVHVPVSGEGLQAAQPVTLGVRPEHLELLDASSAANDAAVLTRTVSLIEQLGEHSYVHLDQPGGAALIAKAPGDTRLVPGDEARLRVPRAACHLFTEDGFAAASLESVEHYA; the protein is encoded by the coding sequence ATGGCGAGCATTTCGTTAAGAGGCGTGCAGAAGGCGTATGGCGACGGCGCGTTAGTGATCCGCGACGTCGATCTCGAGATTGGCGAGAACGAGTTCTGCGTATTTCTCGGCCCATCCGGCTGCGGCAAGTCGACCTTGCTGCGGATGATCGCCGGCCTCGAAGACGTCACCGACGGCGACCTCTCGATCGACGGACGCCTCGTCAACGACGTGCCCGCCGCGCAGCGCGGCGTGGCGATGGTGTTCCAGAGCTACGCGCTGTTTCCGCACATGACCGTGTTCGAGAACATGGCCTTCGGCCTGAAGCTCGCCAAAACCCCGAAAGACGAAATCGACCGCAAGGTGCGCGAAGCTGCGCGCATCCTGCAACTGGAGGCGTTGCTCGACCGTCGGCCGAAAGCGTTGTCGGGCGGTCAGCGGCAACGGGTGGCGATTGGCCGCGCGATCGTGCGGCAGCCCGGCGTGTTTCTGTTCGACGAACCTTTGTCCAATCTCGATGCCACGCTGCGTGGGCAGACCCGCATCGAAATCGCGCGGCTGCATAAGCAGTTCGCCAAAGCCAGCGTGGTCTACGTGACGCACGATCAGATCGAAGCGATGACGCTCGCGGACAAGATCGTGCTGCTGCACGCCGGCAAGGACACGGAACGCTACGGCAGCATCGCGCAGATCGGCGCGCCGCTCGAGTTGTACCACCGCCCGAAGAGCCGCTTTGTCGCTGGTTTCATCGGCTCGCCGCGCATGAATTTCTTGCCGGGACGCGTGCAGTCGATCGATCCACAAGGCGTGCTCGTGACGCTCGACGACACCGGCGAAAACGTCCACGTACCGGTAAGCGGCGAAGGCCTGCAAGCCGCGCAGCCGGTCACGCTCGGCGTGCGCCCCGAGCATCTGGAATTGCTCGACGCGTCCTCCGCCGCCAACGACGCCGCCGTCCTGACCCGCACCGTCTCGCTCATCGAGCAGCTCGGCGAACACAGCTACGTCCACCTCGATCAACCCGGCGGCGCCGCGCTGATCGCCAAAGCGCCGGGCGATACGCGCCTCGTGCCCGGCGACGAGGCGCGCTTGCGCGTGCCCCGTGCCGCTTGCCATTTGTTTACCGAAGACGGCTTTGCCGCCGCTTCGCTCGAATCCGTCGAACACTACGCATAG
- a CDS encoding LacI family DNA-binding transcriptional regulator, which yields MPTLSEVARHAGVTPATVSNVLRNRGRVGAQTRQRVLDAVDALGYRPHLAARALAEGRAPTLALMVSSIANPFYPEFALAVERAARTSGHFVIICNTNEDPQTGRAYLDQIAGTLSEGVLVTNANLDFADLHTTEARGTPVVLCMWERPNEPPGLPCVAVDFRLAGELAGAHLLALGHRRIGAIVGSKASGIHAARYQGFVDALHAAGAPKSPVKHALDTIQGGYDATRALLEADPKLTAIFATNDLPALGAMHAAADLGLHVPDDLSVIGITDIQLARESRPALTTVAVPTVEVAELAVSLLRELIESSYGQAGRGAANVPMRISSPPELVVRASTGAPRPR from the coding sequence ATGCCCACACTCAGCGAAGTCGCGCGTCATGCCGGCGTCACCCCTGCCACGGTGTCCAACGTGCTGCGCAATCGCGGCCGGGTCGGCGCGCAAACCCGCCAGCGGGTGCTCGATGCCGTCGACGCGCTCGGTTATCGTCCGCACCTCGCCGCTCGCGCGCTCGCGGAGGGTCGCGCGCCAACGCTCGCGCTGATGGTGTCGAGCATCGCGAATCCGTTCTATCCGGAGTTCGCGCTGGCGGTCGAACGCGCGGCGCGCACCAGCGGCCACTTCGTGATCATCTGCAATACCAACGAAGATCCGCAGACCGGCCGCGCGTATCTCGACCAGATTGCCGGCACGCTGTCCGAGGGCGTGCTCGTGACGAACGCGAACCTCGATTTCGCCGACCTGCATACCACCGAAGCACGCGGCACGCCGGTCGTGCTGTGCATGTGGGAGCGGCCCAACGAGCCGCCCGGATTGCCGTGCGTCGCGGTGGATTTTCGTCTGGCGGGCGAGTTGGCCGGCGCGCATCTGCTGGCGCTGGGGCATCGGCGGATCGGCGCGATTGTCGGCAGCAAGGCGTCGGGGATTCACGCGGCGCGTTATCAGGGTTTTGTCGATGCGCTGCACGCGGCAGGCGCGCCGAAAAGCCCCGTCAAACATGCGCTCGATACGATTCAAGGCGGCTACGACGCCACCCGCGCGCTGCTCGAAGCCGATCCCAAGCTCACCGCGATCTTCGCGACCAACGACTTGCCCGCGCTCGGCGCAATGCATGCCGCCGCGGATCTCGGCCTGCATGTGCCGGACGACCTGTCCGTGATCGGCATCACCGACATTCAGCTCGCGCGCGAATCGCGTCCCGCGCTGACTACGGTGGCCGTCCCGACCGTCGAAGTCGCCGAGCTCGCGGTGTCGTTGTTGCGCGAGCTGATCGAGTCGTCGTATGGCCAGGCAGGACGCGGCGCGGCAAACGTGCCGATGCGGATTTCGTCGCCACCCGAACTGGTTGTGCGTGCCTCCACCGGCGCGCCGCGTCCGCGCTGA
- a CDS encoding flagellar brake protein yields MIADLQLDADVAEPTLTRTSDIDWTFAQHHPLQIAVCLRNLVANQDFVTVEFGGRQIVTQLLDVDSRNARFIFDAGNVAEDNRALPGARQLIFRSLPGGIRTEFTTLNATPIVFDGLPAFEAAFPALLYYVQRREFFRVQTPVLDPYTASGAYVDGGSFRLELQDLSLGGIALNTADERFGSLDAGTMLRDVTLQLGGFGTLRLDLEIVAPRRLTTPKGDRRYVIGCKFVQMPGTAERTLQRVVTQLETKRQTLAPRR; encoded by the coding sequence ATGATCGCCGATCTTCAACTGGACGCCGACGTCGCCGAACCGACCCTCACTCGGACTTCGGATATCGATTGGACTTTCGCGCAACATCACCCGTTGCAAATCGCCGTTTGTCTGCGCAACCTGGTGGCGAATCAGGACTTCGTGACAGTGGAGTTCGGTGGCAGGCAGATCGTCACGCAACTGCTCGACGTCGACTCACGCAACGCGCGTTTTATCTTCGACGCGGGCAACGTCGCCGAAGACAATCGCGCCCTTCCCGGTGCACGCCAACTGATTTTTCGCAGTCTGCCGGGCGGCATCCGCACCGAGTTCACGACGCTCAACGCAACGCCGATCGTGTTCGACGGCCTGCCCGCTTTCGAGGCCGCCTTTCCGGCGCTGCTCTACTACGTGCAACGGCGCGAGTTCTTCCGCGTGCAGACGCCCGTGCTCGATCCGTACACGGCAAGCGGCGCTTACGTGGATGGCGGTTCTTTCCGGCTGGAGTTGCAAGATCTGTCGCTAGGCGGCATCGCGTTGAATACCGCCGACGAACGTTTCGGCTCGCTCGACGCCGGCACGATGCTGCGCGACGTCACACTGCAACTCGGCGGTTTCGGCACGCTGCGTCTCGACCTGGAAATCGTCGCGCCGCGTCGGCTGACCACGCCGAAGGGCGACCGGCGCTATGTGATCGGCTGCAAGTTCGTGCAGATGCCGGGGACGGCCGAGCGGACCCTACAACGTGTCGTCACGCAGCTTGAAACGAAGCGGCAAACACTCGCGCCGCGACGGTAA
- a CDS encoding efflux transporter outer membrane subunit, translating to MQKPPRPADLLLRSLLGATSCAALLIAQGCTVGPTYVRPPVATPASYKEATAAVAADGTTWTPADPQDAALRGAWWKIYQEPELDELEDRLNASNQNIAQAYQNYVAARAQVAQARANYSPTATLQPAYTRSGSPLSVSAGSSGSSLSGARVNSNDFTFPLDISWEPDLWGRIRNTVKEFSSAAQVSAADLANEKLSQQATLAQDYFELRGQDELIGLDDRTIDAYRKSLALTEVLGRTGIDSAQSVAQAQLNLRTAEASATNARLARAQYEHAIALLIGEPASSFSMPVKPLTTTAPTIPAGVPSALLQRRPDIAAAERSMSQANALIGVETAAFYPSISISLSGGFESSTLANWFAWPARFFSLGPSVSETLFDGGLRSATVAQYKAQYEGAVASYRQTVLTAFQQTEDYLAAQRILAQQIEQQAGVVAAAQRYYDLAAVRYRTGVDTYLNVFVAQTALFSDQQSAITLHVQQMTSSVQLIEALGGGWSSTLLTPE from the coding sequence ATGCAAAAGCCACCACGACCCGCCGATCTTCTGCTGCGTAGCCTGCTTGGCGCCACATCGTGCGCCGCGCTGTTGATCGCGCAAGGCTGCACGGTCGGGCCAACCTACGTTCGTCCCCCGGTTGCCACGCCGGCGTCGTACAAGGAAGCGACGGCGGCCGTTGCCGCCGATGGCACGACATGGACGCCTGCCGATCCACAAGATGCCGCGCTGCGCGGCGCATGGTGGAAAATCTATCAGGAGCCGGAACTCGACGAACTCGAAGACCGCCTGAATGCATCGAACCAGAACATCGCGCAGGCCTATCAGAACTATGTGGCGGCGCGCGCTCAGGTTGCTCAGGCGCGCGCAAACTACTCGCCGACCGCAACGCTCCAACCGGCCTACACGCGGTCTGGATCGCCGCTGTCGGTATCGGCTGGTTCGTCGGGATCATCGTTGAGTGGCGCAAGGGTCAACAGCAACGACTTCACTTTTCCGCTGGATATATCGTGGGAGCCGGATCTGTGGGGACGTATCCGCAACACGGTGAAGGAGTTCTCAAGCGCCGCGCAAGTCAGTGCCGCCGATCTTGCGAACGAAAAACTCAGCCAGCAGGCTACGCTCGCGCAAGACTATTTCGAACTGCGCGGCCAGGATGAACTGATCGGTCTGGATGACCGTACCATCGACGCGTATCGCAAGAGTCTTGCTTTGACCGAGGTACTGGGCCGCACCGGCATCGACAGCGCGCAATCGGTGGCGCAGGCTCAATTGAACCTGAGGACGGCCGAAGCGTCCGCGACGAACGCGCGCCTTGCGCGCGCCCAATACGAACATGCTATTGCGTTGTTGATCGGTGAACCGGCGTCATCGTTCTCGATGCCGGTCAAACCGTTGACGACTACCGCGCCGACCATTCCGGCGGGGGTTCCGTCCGCGTTGCTGCAACGGCGTCCCGACATTGCAGCGGCTGAGCGGTCGATGTCGCAAGCAAATGCGTTGATCGGTGTCGAGACGGCGGCCTTTTATCCGAGCATCAGCATTTCGCTTTCAGGCGGGTTCGAGAGTTCGACGCTGGCAAACTGGTTTGCGTGGCCGGCAAGATTTTTTTCGCTGGGTCCTTCAGTATCCGAGACCTTATTCGATGGTGGATTGCGTTCGGCGACGGTCGCACAATACAAGGCACAGTATGAGGGCGCTGTGGCCTCCTATCGTCAGACAGTGCTCACGGCATTCCAGCAGACCGAAGACTACCTGGCGGCGCAACGCATTCTCGCGCAGCAGATCGAGCAGCAGGCCGGTGTCGTGGCCGCAGCTCAGCGGTACTACGATCTGGCCGCGGTTCGCTATCGAACCGGCGTCGATACTTATCTGAATGTTTTCGTCGCGCAGACGGCGCTGTTCTCCGATCAACAGTCGGCGATTACGCTGCATGTTCAGCAGATGACAAGCAGCGTGCAGTTGATAGAAGCGCTTGGCGGTGGTTGGAGCAGCACGTTGCTGACGCCCGAGTGA
- a CDS encoding efflux RND transporter permease subunit — MNLSSPFIRRPVATTLMAIAIVFAGLIAFRQLPVASLPQVDFATITVAATLPGASPEVMASSIATPLERQFGHIAGVTQMTSSSTLGVTSVTLQFDLSRDVDGAARDVEAAINAARADLPANLPSNPTYRKINSSIAPIMVLSLTSDSADRGKLYDLASSIISQKIAQLQGVGQVQVVGSSLPAVRVDLNPDQLHSYGIGTQNVAQALSVQNSNRPKGQFSDELTTTEITANDQISTAKDFAPIVVGSNNGKVVRLRDVAHVYDSVQTLRSAGYVNGKPSVILLVFRLPNANVIDTVDRIKQELPSIRASVPAADHLQLMLDTTTTIRSSVNDVEVALGLSILLVIAVVFVFLRSPRATLIPGAAVAISLIGTFAVMYLLGFTLDNLSLMALTVSTGFVVDDAIVVMENITRLIERGVPTFRAALQGTQEVAFTVVAMSLSLIAVFVPILFMGGVPGRLFHEFAFTLATSVAISMVISLTVTPAMCAFLLKPAEEGQHNGLYRWSERGFDYVLGAYRTTLGWALRHPRTVVFSLVMTLVLNVLLAGVVKKGLFPQQDTGTIFGGFQGSQDASFQSMNRSLLSIQGVIRKDPAVENVAGFTGGQGGPGGGASNSGFLFITLKPRSDRDISATGVVDRLRPQLDAIADASTFLQAAQDLGVGGRQSNAQYQYQLSADTVDALSKWGPAMYHAMQKMPQIKDVTTDQQNSGLQVLLDYDRMTAARFGITPKLIDNALYYEFGESQVSTIYTSLNQYYVVMEANPVLLSSPSTLQSTYVHASGASSVPLGAFSTTRISTSPLAVNHSSFFPSTTISFNLAPGVSLGQATTLITQMQRKLDMPADIVTQFAGTAQAFQSSLSSEPLLVLGALFAIYVVLGVLYESLIHPITILTTLPSASVGAMIALILFRSELDVISLIGIFLLIGIVKKNAILMIDFALQAERTEGKSTEESIFEACMLRFRPILMTTMAAALGALPLALGHGAGSELRRPLGIAIVGGLIFSQILTLYTTPVIYLYFDRMRQRFNRRHTRRPAGGPAAQS; from the coding sequence ATTAACCTCTCTTCGCCATTCATCCGACGGCCGGTCGCCACGACATTGATGGCGATCGCGATCGTTTTTGCCGGCCTGATCGCATTCAGGCAATTGCCGGTCGCATCGCTGCCGCAGGTCGATTTCGCGACGATTACGGTCGCCGCCACGTTGCCGGGCGCGAGCCCGGAAGTGATGGCGTCGTCGATTGCGACGCCGCTCGAGCGTCAGTTCGGTCACATCGCCGGCGTCACCCAGATGACATCGTCGAGCACGTTGGGCGTGACGTCGGTGACCTTGCAGTTCGATCTGAGCCGCGATGTCGACGGCGCGGCACGCGATGTCGAAGCTGCGATCAACGCAGCGCGCGCGGACTTGCCGGCGAATTTGCCATCCAACCCGACGTATCGGAAGATCAATTCGTCGATTGCACCGATCATGGTGTTGAGCCTGACCTCGGATTCCGCCGATCGCGGCAAGCTCTACGATCTCGCCTCGTCCATCATCTCGCAGAAAATTGCTCAATTGCAGGGCGTCGGTCAGGTTCAGGTGGTCGGGAGTTCGCTGCCGGCAGTCCGCGTCGATCTGAATCCGGACCAGTTGCATAGCTATGGTATCGGCACGCAGAACGTCGCCCAGGCGTTGTCGGTGCAGAATTCGAATCGCCCGAAGGGTCAGTTTAGTGACGAACTCACCACCACCGAGATCACCGCGAACGATCAGATCTCGACGGCTAAAGACTTCGCGCCGATCGTGGTCGGGTCTAACAACGGCAAAGTGGTGCGGTTGCGCGATGTCGCGCATGTCTACGACTCCGTGCAGACGCTGCGCTCGGCCGGTTACGTGAACGGCAAGCCGTCGGTCATCCTGCTCGTGTTCAGGCTGCCGAATGCCAACGTGATCGATACGGTCGATCGCATCAAGCAGGAATTGCCGTCCATACGCGCGTCGGTTCCCGCCGCCGATCATTTACAGCTGATGCTCGACACGACCACCACGATCCGTTCTTCCGTCAACGACGTCGAGGTCGCGCTGGGTCTGTCGATTCTGCTGGTGATTGCCGTGGTATTCGTCTTTTTGCGCAGCCCGCGCGCGACCTTGATTCCCGGCGCGGCGGTGGCGATCTCGTTGATCGGTACCTTTGCCGTGATGTACCTGCTTGGCTTTACCCTCGACAATCTCTCGCTGATGGCATTGACCGTATCGACGGGGTTCGTGGTGGACGATGCGATCGTCGTGATGGAGAACATCACACGTTTGATCGAGCGCGGCGTGCCGACGTTTCGCGCCGCCTTGCAAGGCACGCAGGAAGTGGCGTTCACCGTCGTCGCGATGAGTCTTTCGCTGATTGCGGTATTCGTACCGATTCTGTTCATGGGCGGTGTTCCTGGACGCCTGTTTCACGAGTTTGCCTTTACGCTGGCCACTTCCGTTGCGATATCGATGGTGATCTCGCTCACGGTAACGCCTGCGATGTGCGCGTTTCTGCTGAAGCCGGCGGAAGAGGGACAGCACAACGGGTTGTATCGATGGAGCGAACGCGGTTTCGATTACGTGCTGGGTGCCTATCGCACGACACTCGGCTGGGCACTCCGGCATCCGCGCACGGTCGTGTTCAGTCTCGTCATGACACTGGTGTTGAATGTGTTGCTGGCGGGCGTCGTGAAAAAAGGTCTTTTCCCGCAGCAGGACACAGGCACGATTTTCGGTGGCTTTCAAGGCTCGCAGGACGCGTCGTTCCAGTCGATGAACCGCTCTTTGCTCAGCATCCAGGGCGTGATCCGTAAAGATCCGGCCGTCGAAAACGTCGCGGGTTTTACGGGAGGTCAGGGCGGCCCCGGCGGTGGCGCAAGCAATTCGGGCTTCCTGTTCATTACCCTTAAGCCGCGCAGCGACCGGGATATCAGCGCGACTGGCGTGGTCGATCGCTTGCGTCCACAGCTCGACGCGATAGCGGACGCGTCGACATTTTTGCAGGCGGCGCAGGACCTTGGCGTGGGTGGCAGACAGAGCAATGCGCAATATCAGTACCAGCTTTCGGCGGATACTGTCGACGCGCTAAGCAAATGGGGCCCAGCGATGTACCACGCGATGCAGAAAATGCCCCAGATCAAGGACGTGACGACGGATCAGCAGAACAGCGGCCTGCAAGTGCTGCTGGATTACGACCGGATGACTGCCGCGCGATTTGGCATCACGCCCAAGCTCATCGACAATGCGCTTTACTATGAGTTCGGCGAATCGCAGGTGTCGACGATTTATACCTCGCTGAATCAGTATTACGTCGTGATGGAAGCGAACCCGGTGCTGCTAAGTTCACCCTCGACCTTGCAATCAACCTACGTGCACGCGTCGGGCGCAAGCTCGGTGCCTTTAGGCGCATTTTCAACGACGCGCATTTCTACTTCGCCGCTAGCGGTCAATCACTCGTCGTTCTTCCCGTCGACGACGATATCGTTCAATCTCGCGCCGGGCGTATCGCTCGGGCAAGCAACGACGCTCATCACGCAGATGCAAAGAAAGCTTGATATGCCAGCCGATATCGTCACGCAGTTTGCCGGTACGGCGCAGGCGTTTCAAAGCTCACTATCGAGCGAACCGTTGCTGGTACTCGGTGCGCTGTTTGCGATCTATGTGGTGCTCGGCGTGCTGTATGAAAGCCTGATTCATCCGATCACGATTCTGACGACGCTACCGTCGGCGAGCGTGGGCGCGATGATTGCGTTGATTCTGTTCCGCAGCGAACTCGACGTCATTTCTTTGATCGGCATCTTTCTACTGATCGGTATCGTCAAGAAAAACGCCATTCTGATGATCGATTTCGCGTTGCAAGCTGAGCGCACCGAAGGCAAGAGTACGGAAGAGTCGATCTTCGAAGCGTGCATGCTGCGTTTCAGGCCGATTTTGATGACGACGATGGCCGCTGCACTAGGCGCATTGCCGCTCGCACTCGGACACGGCGCGGGCTCGGAGTTGCGGCGCCCGCTGGGCATTGCGATTGTCGGCGGATTGATCTTTAGCCAGATTCTCACGCTCTATACCACGCCCGTGATCTACCTCTATTTCGATCGCATGCGGCAGCGCTTCAATCGCCGGCATACGCGTCGCCCTGCCGGCGGTCCGGCCGCACAATCCTGA